The genomic DNA ctttttttttttgggtaagggATTATAAGGCATTATTAATCAGGCATGTCAACCACTAACTTGGCGTTAGTCCCTAATATTTTGCTAAACTATTTTAGATAAGATGCTGCTTTGTGCTCTCTGTAAGTACACCTTCTTCCTGTTTGACACTCGATATGATCCTCTGTCTAACCATTACTATAAACACCTTAATCACAAAAGCTAACGGTGCTTAATACATGTAACCCTCGTTCGTACTAACCAAATTCGGTTTCATTTGGGTGATAATAAAAGCGGGTCGTAATTGAACAAAGCAATCATAAGAAGAGAAGTCCGACAGCGAACATGTCAAATTGTAGGAGTTGCCTTGCTCCAACGTGAGAGTGAGAGTGACATGGAAAAGGACTAAACCTTAGAAAGCATTAACATTAACAAATGAAATGAATCCCTCAACacttactaatatatatatatatatatatattacttttccataaggaaaaaaaaaaagtaaaggtAAAACAACAAAAACAGACAATTCTCTCTTCCTCCCTGTGACTGTACAACCAAAGATCCCAAAGCTCAGCTAACCAAACAACTGAGCCCTCACCTCTACATGACTAATCCATGGAAAAcagattaaatgaaaaaaaaaatgacacatTAATTCCTGTTTTACTTACAATATACCTCATTCATGAAGAAAGCATCCATAGAGATCGAAGCTCCCGAGAATTGCACAATCATTTCCGGTCATGAGCAGAGCTTTGGCAAGGATCTGGCACTACTGTGGCTCGGGGTTTTCGCCTTGAGAATCTTTGTCATCTGAGTCTGCATTTTCCAGCAGACTTTCTCCAACTCCATAACTCTCCACTGCATCCCCTGCAAGTGTGCTCTCAGCCGCTCGTTGTCAGCCATCGGATCCAGCTCCCCTGCATAGATCACAATCTGATCACCCTCCTCGTCTTTTACCTTGCCCTTGCTTAACGCACAAGGGGATTCACCGTTCGGGAGTTTAGGGTCCTTGGAGGCTTGTAGCAAGCTCTTGAGCTTGCATTGCTTCGTTCTCAAAGCCTGGATGGCAGTTTTAGATGGGAACTTCGTGTTCTGAGACAGGTGCTTGTGGGATTCGGGTGAGAGTTTGTCATAGTTCAAGGCGCTGCATAACCTCATCTTCTCCTCTTCTGACAATCCCGAATGCACCTGAGAAGTGACAAGTGTCAGCCGAATTAGTTAACCTAATATATAGAACTCCAAATGGTTGTTCCTTAGGCCAAGTGCCAACCATGAAAAAGTTCCATGTGTTATGGATATTTTGAAGATGTTAGATGGATTGTATTACCTCAAGATACATGTCCATGGCGCGGTAGATTTCGTCATACGAGTCCCTGGCAGAATCTGGAAGGGCTGAGACAAGAGCAATAAATTTCGACAGCTTCAAGCAAGGATCAGGTGCTACTTCCGCTATATACAGATCCAACAAGCCACCGACCTTCTTGAGTTGCTTAGACAcccgaaaacaaagaaacgCCTTAATGAATCTCAAAACGAGATTGACATCATATAAGTAGTTTGTCCCGTAGGGAGATGGGACCAGCAAATTGTCCAAAGTTGCTTGATCCATCTGAGAACCTATCATGCTCTCCAACTTATTCCTGCTGCCCCTGCTCATGTTCAAACCCAATGCAACCCTCAGAATCCCAAACAAGCTCTTGCACGAAACAGAGCTTCGCTCAAGCATACAAAGCGCGTCAATCACAGCCTCGATGATTTTGCCTTTCTCCAGGGATGAAGACGCTACAGGGAGCTTAGACTTTTGGTAATAGAATAGGAATTTGCTAATGATCACATGATCGAGCTTATGCGAGATCATTGATCTGATCATCATTTCAAGCAAGCTCGGACTCACAAAGAGTAGATCCTCAAACCACCAGGTTGACCGGGAGAATAATCCATTCCTTAGGCTCTCAGTGCTTTTCGTATCGCACGAGAGGCGACATGCTGAACTGTTAGATGAAGAAATTGATGGGCTGGGGCTGGTCTCAGAGGCCAAGACAAGCCGTCTGATGAGCGAGTCCAAGCATTTCTCAATAACAGTTGAGACATTCGATTCTGGAAGCAGCTCTTGGCACTGCTTCAGGGCCACCAGAAGCTCGGGCCACATCCAGTACCTGATCTCATCCAGCAATTTCTGGGTTAGCTCCATTAAGTTCGTATCTGTTCCTGAGACAGAACTGGTCATCTCCATAAAATGTGCTGCAGCATGTAGGAGGGAAATGTTGTATGGAGTTATCTCCATCTGACGACTGCTGTAGCAGAACCTCGAAACAAGCTCGAAGCTCTCCGAACCCCCTGGAAAGTCGTGGAATATCACTTTGAGGTTATCAACAGCGCCAGCCGATTTCCCGAACAATTTTCTGAGTCTTCCGGAATACAAAGAAATGATTTTCTGCATCAACGAACAAAGAAACCAAGTCTGatcattgaaaaataaattgtatAGAGATCAATGCACGCGATACACATTGCACGTAGGAGTATATTGGAACAAGAGGAGATACATTCCACTGCTTAAGCACTAACTAACAGAACACCGAGTGAAAAGATTTGAGATGAAAGAATTTTATCGAACTTTGTGAAGGAGAGGCCACAAAAGATGAAATTAAAGCGAGGATTCTTCACCGGTACCCTGCAAAAGGGTGGTGAGAGGTCGTTATTGACAATGAATGCCGTTGTCTGAGACACTCAAGAACCTTGTCAACAGCACCTCCCATTAAACAAGGGTGATAACAGTGGCAAAAACTCTTAGGCACGCATTTTCTCCCCACAGAGCACCCCAGTAGGCGTAAAACACCGATCACTCATTATTAACAAGCAGATAAGGATGTAACTGGAGCTTTCTCTCGGTAAGTGCGGTTAACCATCCTCATTACGTTGGAATGGGAACGAAATACAGTTCCATGACATTATAGCCTATTAAGTCCTATTCCCTTGTTATTCCCTAATAAATTTCCCCGTGAAAGCAATACAGGCTACACATTGCAGTACCCATCTGATGAAGGACTGAATGAAGCAAACAGAGGCTATGAAGCATTAAATACACATAACTACGGCAATGAATGAGATAGGGGAAAGAGACATAAAGGCCAGAGGGTGAGCTCCACAGAACGTGCATCTCGTGATGGAGAGCGACCAAATTAGAGAAAGGAGTAAGGAAGGTTAATGGGGCCTCTGCCCACAGGCCCTCCAAATATAGGTGCAAGCTTTAATGGCGGGCGGTTGTGGCCCATCCCGGAAATTTTCTCACCAAAAAACAAGATTTAGCccagaaaaaattataagaaaaatgaagCGATAAACGATGTGACGCTCGAAAGTTTTCACCTTTGGGAGGAGAAAAAAGcacaaaaattgaaacttTGAACGGGGAATGCAAGAGCAAAGCACCTTGTCGACCAAGAAAGTCTCTTCGCCGTTGACGTCCACTTGAAGGTCACAGCAagcttccattttcttttttttgcagAAGGGCCACAAATTTAAGGTGGAGTGGAGGGGGTGAGACTAGAAATTTGTGAAATTAGAAGACCAACTTGAGACAGAGACGTGAGGAGGAGACCAAATGGGAGGAAGTGGGGAGCAGCATGGATGGAAAGACAGAAGAGCTAGCAGAGCCCAGCCCCGAGCCGTGTTCTgagaaggaggaagaagacaaatgcaaaagtCGTGACTTTGGGTTTCTGCAGCAAAAAGGGGTGGTTgtattattgtaatttgtaattacaTGCCACAGCCGCTGCAACAACAAAGAAGGCCCTCAGCTCAGCTCCACTGAGTTTGCAGAGAAAGAGAGGCAGGGACAgacgcagagagagagagagagagagagagagagagagggagggagggatcGAGTGAGAGAGACAAGTCTCAAAAAGAGGCAGGGAGAAGAAGCAACAAGATGAGTAAAGACAGAATTGGAATATAATAAGCAGGGACTATACACTGTATTATCGCAGTACACAGCAGCACCAGAGAAGAACAGAGGGTGGgaaggagggagaggaaggaAGGTCGTGAGCGACCTGCCTAGTTTCCTGTGTCTGACATGCCCTGCaatttggagaaaaaaaactatatatatgtatatattttatacgTATATCAGcatctttgtttttctttttctttttcttttttttaaatatctcAGCTTTTAAGGAGGGGAAAATGGTGTTGAAAGGAAGAGAGGTGTAATAGAAAAAGAACGGGGGATCGGGATTGGTATATATCTTGCTGGGAAGGGAAAAATCTCCATATCTTTTCTAACAAGCATGGCTCTCAAAACATAAAACACGtatttttccataattcaTTGAATGTCCCTCCGAAGTTGAACTATATGTTACAATAGGGAAGACAGGTCAAATCGCTATTTTCAGCTATCGTGACCTTGCTAATTAATCCTTTTGTTAGAATAAATTTAATCTGACAAATTTATAACAGCaaagtttattttttccctaaacaaggattatatttttcctttttctgatttaaaaaaaaaaatctctcctTCGGGAGTCATTATGTAGATAAGTTTTCAGGGAAACAAATTTATCTTTCTAAGGCTCTTCCGGCTCAAGACCCGCAAGGCGTGAAATGACAAGTCTACCCCTGACGGATTGTCTTATTTACGAGGTGGTTAATCCTGAGACAATGAGTACTCTGCTTTCTTCTGGGGATCCCcgagagagaggaggggaaAGTACGAAACGGAGTGTCCAATCAAAGCTTTTAAGGCGAGAGGGGCAAGTTGGTAATACTGCCCAATGATTGTGGGCCTTTTGAGCTTTCGACTGGACCCTTCCATCATTATGCTTTCTTTTTCCAAGCCCATGATGATTCCCCTAATTGAAACCTAAACGCTTTGACAAATCATTAGCCAATCATCTCTTTCCTTCCCTTAAACTGCGTCGTTTCTCCGTCCATTTATCAACGGCGATAGGTTAAATGAtattgtgtgtgtgtatatatatatatatatatataatcatccAATTGGTTGCCCATCTGTTTATTGCACTCCCTATGTAATCGAACAATACCGAAAATGCAGAATTAATTCGGACGAGTTAGGTGTTATGGGCATCTATACATAACACTGTCGTGGGTGGGCCACGGCAGGTTGATCATCCTGGATTCATGATGATTAATCGGCACGATATATCATTTCtggtaataaattaattgatataatatatattgatgagTACAAGTCGTCGAATAATTGGGGTCCAACGTCCAATCTAAGAGTTTTCTTAACTTTTGTTCTATATACATGAGATCTTGGGAGCAGATACTATCGGCCACGTACCAAACAGGTTCTTACTTAAATAatccaaaaaatttcaaatttaattataagatTTGTACGTGGGGATCAATGTGTCACCCTTTTGCTGATGCAAATCCAACAATAAACAAATCCTCAATGAATGCTATTACAGACAGAAGAGGCTCCGCACGTAAGGTTGAGGAAGTAATTTTTGGCCCCCTTTCACATTCAAATTGATGCTCcctttttccaaaaaaaataatttttttttggtaatacAATAAGTGAAAGATTTCAACGTCATTTTCTATGGTCACATGGATGTAATAATAGGGAGATATTCCAtatacttatcaaaaaaaaaaagggagataTTCCATATGAACTAAACGTCGAAGTTAATGACTCAATGGAGACCGTAATGTAAAATGGATGTGAATTGATCGAGAAATTTCATGAGTGATATCACGGTAGCCTATTCAATCTACATAAATAGAATTAATTGATTCGCCATGCTATTGAGATGCTCCACTTTGTCTATTAAGAGATGCTGAAATCAATTAGAGAGAAGTAAGTTCTTTACGTAATGGGAAATTAAGATTCCTAGGAAAAGCAAGAGACGGGTCTTCTTGGGAAGCACCATAATAAATAATGGAATCAAAGATAGTGAATTAAAGCAGAGATCAAGCAAGTTGATTAGGATTGGGTTCACACTTAGGTAAGACCCATGAAATTTTTCCCCCCGTAAGATTAATATCGGCAGCTATAGAAGTGCATTAACACGCGAGGCACGTAATTATGGAAGAACCTACAACATGTATAACttgacaaaagaaaattgagagagttttcaccggaaattttttttcaaacggATAAGGTTTATATATGTCGTGAGCCTACGAGGCTCCATGGTCGAGGATTCTGGTTATGCATGCATGAAATGCCACAATCAGGTGGCAGGGAAATCATGTGGTGGCCATGATAGAGAAGGATATATTGCAGTTATTCCATCACCCAAAGGAGAAAGAGTcgattaatttaaaattaaaatggagTATGATTCAGAATATTCACGTGAAAAAGGgatttcaaatttatattgGCTTTAAAATATACTGTCAACAGCCATATTTAATAGGGCATTGCAACATTTGTGAACCTTTGGTAGAGAAAAGCTTTCTCAGAAAGGTAGAAAAAGACATCTTGGATGAGTAAACAAACTTCATAGATTAATTGTTTCTTCTTTCCCTCCAACTCGTCCAAAATTTTGAAGTAAATGTTTCGTATAAATGTCCTCGTCTGCAATAACTTTGTTCATTTTGTCCATTTAGTGAAATTACGAGATATTCTCAATTTATTGAccgatattaattattattcactGTCCAAACATAAAACTCTCGgcactagttttttttttgggtaatttttgctttatatttatataaactaGATGAAAGGCCCGCACATTTGTGCAGGGTAAAGTTTCTTATAGAATAAAATAATCGGAAATCTATATTTGAAACGATAATTAgtatcataatatttttttaactccaAATCACAAAGTAGGAGTCCAACTAATTTTTTCTATTGATTAGAGAGTTTTTTCTCGTAAGGTTTGAggacatatatttttgttagtGTATATATTTCACTCTTGATACTGTAGAGCAGGAAAAATGATTGaactggttttttttttccttttgagaTTCCAAATTAAACTTTTCGAATTTTACAATTGAGCGTGGAAGAGTATTTTATAAAACAGTTGATCCAAGTCATCCGACAAATATAAAGTTTCTAATATCTTTTATAATATGAAGTGCTAACATCGCCCCAATTTAAGGTATGAGATTCTTTTCATAATCATGAAGAACATCTTACTATATCAAAGTAGAATTCTAGTACTATTGTTTTGCTTCCGATGTAAAGTAAACTCTGGAAACTAGTATGAGAGTGGTCTCTTCCTCAAAATctcattttgaaaaattatcgggcttgtttggtttgtggatgaaattttagaatcacaattctaacttaattctacccacaacaaaacaaaataacttatacaaattcaaagagtgggccccatttatactacttttttccacaacaaaacaaaataattcatacaaagtcaaagggtaagtcccatttataccactctttttcaaaatcaaaatctgatttaaaatcctattatgaaaccaaacgcagcactAATATTGTTGTCTGAATTCTACCTCGTAATCGATTTAGTCAACTTGAAAAATTGTAAGATTTGTCCTAAAGCGCATGttcaatatttttcaatgaatACATTCTGTGAGAATCACACACATAGTATCTTTtccatataaaaaaataattacatttaacattataaatgtaaatatttaaCCCCTTAGTAAGTACTAGTTCTTTCAACTTTCATAAGCAATGTGGCAGCATGAGGTCGTGACATATGCCACGCCCCCACTAGTGATCAAACGAAAATTCGTGCAACGAAAAACATTACTTCGTCCTACATGAAGCATCCAAGATCATTATCTGAGCTTTTATAATTGCATATAGATtggaaacccaaaaaaaattaaaatgaagcCCAAGTCTTGGGTTCTAATTGTAGGTAAGCCTGCTTTCACCCAGCGTTAATGAGGTTGGTGGGCTTGTCACTTGGGCCTTATCGGGTAAACTCTGAGCTTATAATCGGCTGGTCCGGTCTCAATAAATCCCAAGCTTTAGCTTGAAGATCCATATGTACCCTGAAAATACAAAGTCCATGTTATAATGGAATCTATGTATTGAAAACTGAAGATAAGATACAATCTTACATTATAAGAATACATAtgctttatatttttattatttattatttattaaattaattttgatacaTGTTAGATGGGAACCTATGGCCCGGGAGCCGTAGGTTCAGAAAGCGGATAGTCGAATTGTCAATTAAGGATGAATTTTGGATTCCTAAATGAAGAATATGTGCCAGTAGTATGTTTGTTATGACTGATGATTGATGTACccttttaatcttttttgtttgtatgatataaagagagaaaattttcaaaaaaaaattcttacaaTAACGTAATTAAGCAGAAATATTCTATAAAATTATCCTATCATACAAATTTAACTAAACGTTCAATACTAATACAGTAATGAGAATATTCCTTCATTTATTTGCTAGAATTTGATGGTGTTTCATCATGTTATGAGGTGAGGATTttatcttattatatatactagttgTTAGAAACTTGCGTTGCACGAACTTTGTTCAAAAActtttacaataaaaaaatacgactatgaaaataataattaatttgaattagTTTATGTTacgttataatttttttttttatcttaagaACTTGAATATGATAACTTTTATATACAatgataaataatttattcaataatTATACGCACAGATTCATGTACATATTCTATTATCAATTAaatctctaattaaatattataaaaaaaattgttaagtCAAAATCTCTAATAATGCCaactttaaaattattattctttgaGCTAATTTTTTTTGCGTTGAAGTTTATGCCCAGTTGTGTCCTGTAAACGTGCCAATTAGCGTCATTCCGTTTTATGTTGGCAGACATTGGCGGAAGAGGACAAGAAGGTAAATTCATGTAGCTCTGAGCTGACTTGGAAAACTTTTAGGGGGAGAAATAGGAATACCGGACACGTCGGTAAAGTCAttcgttttatttatttatattattttttattttttttatcggcAATAGATCGGgataaaattaaacttgaaCATTGATTTGACCTGTATCAAGTGATGTTTTCAATGGATTTCAAACATCTAATGTGTTTATCATACAAacatatgagaaaaaatatgaccGGTCTACGGTCCAATGCAAAGCATATCCTCATTTCAATTGTATTTGGGGATCGGCATTAGCCAAATGTTTTTGCATTACGTCGTTGTGACATTGATCGTCAATTCACGCACGCACAAGAATTATGTTGAAACTGATGTTAGTAATTGCTAATTTCTTAAGCGCGCATTACAATTCTCCAATAGTTCAATACAGAGATAATTTAGTTTTGTCAAATATCTATACATTAAGCTAAATGAGAGTTTCAAGGGAGGGCTCTCCAATTAGCTAGCCATGTATTAACCCTAAAAgttttacaataaaatattctaaaatccatttctctttctttgttctatattttaaaaaaaaactttttcatATGATTAAATAGTATGGTGcgtctgtatatatataataaagaatccatctatctatatctatatctatctatttttttctttatctatctatctatctaaaCTATATACTAAAAGAGAGTTCTGAGGAGCTCTTCTAAATAGCCACATCATCTATGAGAATGCAAAAAAACactatattttattgaaaattttaatattaattttctaaataaaaagtATAAAGTAGATATGAATTTGAATGTAGAGGGAAACTTTTGTCAATCTCAAAccaaaaaacttaaaataaataagaaaattggtTAAAACTATCTCACTAATCTTTCTACATGATcagtaaatctatatctatatccatATCTATCCATACTATATGCTAAAAGAAAGTTCTAAGAAACTATGTTGGCCACATCATCTATAAGAATACTGTTATATTTTAGGTAAGTGGTGGGAAGAGAACTctcaataatttatttttaattttaataaatcttCTCAATACAAAGAACAAACTTAgtatgaattataatttagaaGAAAATTTTTTGTCACTCTTACAcccaaaaaatttgaaatgaataCGAAAAGATTCTAATAAATATCCCTCTAATCTTTCTAAGCTACCAATAAATTTATAGTTTTCCTTTTTACCTCTTAGCACAAACACAGTCCCAAAAAATTTCTTGCCTactccttttcattttcatcatatattattttttgttttctcatCCTTTCTTGAGTTCCAAGTTTTGaaggagaaaaaaagtattttctatctatatataggatATCTATTTAGACATTATAAGATACTAAAATAACTATTTTATGAATAATGTTAATCAAAGAAGTTACTATAGAGAAGatatattttaagaaaattaaattaatatatattatatataatacaatttATCTCAAATGAACATCTTTAATTTTcacataatataattatttcaataagTTATAGGCTCTAATGTTATACTTGCATTAGTAAACCGCACTAAGTAATATATGGACTGGCATTATAATGATGTTGTCATTTTATTGTAATATTCAATTGAGTTGAAATAATGAACatactatttttttaaaaatatatttgtatgCCATATATCAAGTAAAATTTTCAGTTgaaattcaccaaaaaaaaacaaaacaaaaaagagagtCGGGAAAAGATAGTAACGGCCGCAGCGAAGCGCGGGGTTATCACTAGTAGTTTTACTTACAAAGTGGTCGCATAAACGACATCcggtttcttttttaatttattattattattatttattttttttatgaatgacGAAATTCAGTTTCATTCTCTGGCCTTCATGGTGGGAGCTAACTAATTTCCCGAGAAGAGataataatttgttttcccgTTCCTTCTGCGATACTGGACATGCAGGTGAGTTTCCTTTTCCGATTCCATCTTTTATTCATTCTGAACTGAAGAAGCTACGCTTGTGTTTAGTGCTTGTGCTCTGCTAAGCTCCTACTTCTTCGATAGGAGGTTGAATTTAGCTTAGGTTTTTTACCATCTTCTGGTCCATGTGTTAGGTACGGAGGTGATTAAGCTTCCTCTGTTTTTAGCGTTCCGTCCTACCTCACTTCCTCGGAAGTCCTTACTATGCGAAAAACTACTACAATTCTCGACATTTTCCTTTTCCGGTTCCATCTTTATTAATACCTGACTGAAGCAGCTACACTTGGTGTTTACCGCTCCATTTTCCATCCACTGCAATGTAGGTTCAGAGACATGCAAAGATTTGAACCGAATGGGATACTCACTCAGATTGACAAAAATCGGACGCCCCTCTGGGACTCTGCACAAACCAGATTTGATATGGGCCCTAGAATCGGGACCATAAACCACAGCCCATACTGCCATTTATACTCTCCAAATATTTTCAAGAATTcaaacatatgaaaaataaattaaaactcagtaattaatttttttttttaaaaaaaatcaaggcaAGAACATGTACACCATTCGCCTCACGTTAACATCTT from Punica granatum isolate Tunisia-2019 chromosome 2, ASM765513v2, whole genome shotgun sequence includes the following:
- the LOC116196971 gene encoding BTB/POZ domain-containing protein At3g22104 isoform X2, translating into MEITPYNISLLHAAAHFMEMTSSVSGTDTNLMELTQKLLDEIRYWMWPELLVALKQCQELLPESNVSTVIEKCLDSLIRRLVLASETSPSPSISSSNSSACRLSCDTKSTESLRNGLFSRSTWWFEDLLFVSPSLLEMMIRSMISHKLDHVIISKFLFYYQKSKLPVASSSLEKGKIIEAVIDALCMLERSSVSCKSLFGILRVALGLNMSRGSRNKLESMIGSQMDQATLDNLLVPSPYGTNYLYDVNLVLRFIKAFLCFRVSKQLKKVGGLLDLYIAEVAPDPCLKLSKFIALVSALPDSARDSYDEIYRAMDMYLEVHSGLSEEEKMRLCSALNYDKLSPESHKHLSQNTKFPSKTAIQALRTKQCKLKSLLQASKDPKLPNGESPCALSKGKVKDEEGDQIVIYAGELDPMADNERLRAHLQGMQWRVMELEKVCWKMQTQMTKILKAKTPSHSSARSLPKLCS
- the LOC116196971 gene encoding BTB/POZ domain-containing protein At3g22104 isoform X1 is translated as MEACCDLQVDVNGEETFLVDKKIISLYSGRLRKLFGKSAGAVDNLKVIFHDFPGGSESFELVSRFCYSSRQMEITPYNISLLHAAAHFMEMTSSVSGTDTNLMELTQKLLDEIRYWMWPELLVALKQCQELLPESNVSTVIEKCLDSLIRRLVLASETSPSPSISSSNSSACRLSCDTKSTESLRNGLFSRSTWWFEDLLFVSPSLLEMMIRSMISHKLDHVIISKFLFYYQKSKLPVASSSLEKGKIIEAVIDALCMLERSSVSCKSLFGILRVALGLNMSRGSRNKLESMIGSQMDQATLDNLLVPSPYGTNYLYDVNLVLRFIKAFLCFRVSKQLKKVGGLLDLYIAEVAPDPCLKLSKFIALVSALPDSARDSYDEIYRAMDMYLEVHSGLSEEEKMRLCSALNYDKLSPESHKHLSQNTKFPSKTAIQALRTKQCKLKSLLQASKDPKLPNGESPCALSKGKVKDEEGDQIVIYAGELDPMADNERLRAHLQGMQWRVMELEKVCWKMQTQMTKILKAKTPSHSSARSLPKLCS